CTGCAGTCTGCCGGCGCTTCTCTCTTTGATTCAGATGGCAACCCGACCATCGCTGACAATGAAGCCCTTGTAGAGGCAACTGACTATTACAAGCAGATGGTCGACGACGGCATCTTCCTCGAGGTCAACTCGTGGGATGAGTACATCGGCACATTGGTCAACTCGCAGGTTGCTGGAACAATCAACGGAGCATGGATCATTGGTTCGATCCAGACGGCTGACGACCAGTCCGGCAATTGGCAGATCACCAACCTTCCAAGCTTGGACAGTGTTGATGGAGCCACCCACTACTCTGCCAATGGCGGTTCTTCGTGGGCGGTCAGTTCCAACGCAAACACGGAACTTGCAGACGATTTCCTCGCGTCAACCTTTGCCGGCTCCACCGAGCTTTATGACACGATCCTTCCGTCCACCGGCGCAATTGCGAACTGGTCGCCAGCTGGCGACTCCGATGTGTACGCAGCGCCCTCAGAGTTCTTCGGCGGCCAGCCCATCTTCCAGATGATCGTTGAGTTTGGAGCAAACGTTCCTTCAAACAACACAGGTGTGTACTACTACGAAGCTCGTGACGCTGTGAGTGCGGCGATTCAGGAGATCATTGGCGGCGCAGACGCCAATGACTCGCTACAGAATGCACAAGACACGGTCGAGTTCGCGATGCAGTAAGGGATCTCGGATCAGGTGGTGGGGAGCCAGTTCTCCCCACCACCTGAGCCCCATCCCATTGGACGGCCGCGAGCAGTGCTCGCGGCCAGCACAGGAAGGTCATCTCAGTGTCAACATCTGTGACGGCTCCGGGAGAAAAGCGCACGCTCGGTTTCCGGAAAGTCGATAAAAAGGCCACGCCCCCTGGCGTGAAGAAGCGAAACGGCCGGGGTCCAAGTAACTCCGAGCGGCGGAATCTCACAGGATGGGCGTTCCTGCTTCCTGCAGCATTCCTCATCTTGGTTATGAACTTCTACCCGATGTTCAAGGCGTTCATCCTTTCGCTTCAGACCGGGCGTGGTTCAAACATGAGCTTCGCCGAGCCGCTCTGGTACAACTACCGGCGCCTGCTCGACGATGAAATCTTCATGATGACTCTGAAGAACACCTTCCTCTACCTCATCATCCAAGTACCAATCATGTTGGTTCTGGCCCTAGTGCTAGCCAACATCCTCAACAAGCGTGATTTGAAGTTCAAGGCATTCTGGCGAACAGCTATATTCTTGCCCTGCGCGGTCTCACTGGTCTCATACTCCTTGGTCTTTCGTACGCTCTTTGCTAAGGACGGGTTCATCAATGACATTCTTGAGAAGATCGGAATACTTGATGATCCAGTCAACTGGCTCGGACAGGGCAATACCGCGCGTTTCGTCATTATCCTTGGACTGATCTGGCGCTGGACCGGCTACAACATGATCTTCTACTTGGCGGCCCTTCAGAACATCGAGTACTCGAGTATTGAAGCTGCCAAGATCGACGGCGCCAACTCCTTCCAGACCTTCTGGTACGTCACGGTGCCCCAGCTCAAGCCGATGATCCTACTGACGGCCATCATGTCAACGAACGGAACGCTGCAGCTCTTCGATGAATCATGGAACCTCACTCAAGGAGGTCCCGCCCATCAATCAATGACCATGTCGCATTACCTTTACGAAGTCTCATTCCAGAAGAATCCGAACTTCGGATATGCGGCAGCTCTTTCGTACGTGATTCTTATTCTTGTTGCAGTTCTTGCTCTGTTCCAGATGAAGGTAGGTGACAAGCGTGACTAAGGCCATTCGTGAAGCTCCGATGTACCTCTTTCTCACGATCGTTGCTGCGTTTTCGCTCTTCCCGTTGTACTTCATGGCGGTATCGGCAACGAACTCCAGCAGTGACGTGCTGGGATCCAAACTGACTCCCGGTGGGAGCCTTATCGATAACTGGAACTCCTTGGTTTCCAGCCAAAATGTGCTTGCTGCCCTTGGGCATTCTGCTGTCAATGCTCTGGCAACAACCGCGCTTGCACTCGTTATCTGCTCTATTGCAGGCTACGGTTTCGAGGTGTATCACTCCAAGGGCAAAGATCGCTTGATGGCAGTGCTACTTCTGGCGATGATGATTCCGTTTGCCGCAACGATGATCCCGTTATTCCAGATGTTTGGCAACTTCGGAATGATCAACTCAACGTGGGCTGTGATTCTGCCAGCGATCTCCACTCCGTTCCTTATCCTGTTGTTCCGGCAATCATCCCGCAACTTCCCTCACGAGATTCTGGAGGCAGCACGCCTGGACGGACTGAGTGAGTTGAAGATCTTTATGCGCATCTACATGCCCACAATGCGCTCCACCTATGCAGCCGCGGCCGTTATCACATTCATGACTGCATGGAACAACTTCTTGTGGCCCAAGGTGATCTTGGTTGATTCGTCCTATCAAACGATGCCGATGCTGATCTCCAACCTCATTGCAGGCTACGTAACGGATTACGGAGTGCTCATGCTCGCCGTACTCATTGCTTCTCTTCCAGCAGTAATAGTCTTCTTGGCCCTTCAGCGCAGCTTTGCTGAGGGCATGACAGGAGCCATAAAGTGACTTTCGATTTCAGCCGCGTCTCTGATCCCTTGTACTTTTCGGAGAACCGGCGTGAAGCGCACTCTGATCACAGGTGGTTTGCCTCGTATGAGGAAGCTTGCCTCGGCACGTCGTCGTTCGAACAATGCTTGAACGGAACATGGAAGTTCCGTTACGTACGCAATCCTTCAGAAGTCTCAGAAGGGTGGCAGAAGTCTGATGCTGACTGTTCCACATGGGATGACATCCGCGTGCCAGCACACATCCAGATGGAAGGTTATGACCTTCCACAGTATGCCAACGTACAGTACCCATGGGATGGACATGAGAGTATAGAACCCGGCCAGATCCCTACAAAGTTCAACCCCGTGGGCTTATACGTCAGAGATGTTGTTCTGGACAATCCGGTGGGAGCCAACGAAAGGCTCTCGATTGCATTCAAGGGCGCTGAATCTGCCGTGGCACTGTGGATCAACGGCACCTACGTGGGCTACGGCGCCGATTCCTTCACTCCCTCAGAATTCGACATCACTGAGTTCGTTCACCAAGGCAAGAACCGCGTTGCTGCGCAAGTAATCAAATGGACGAGCGGTTCGTGGATTGAGGATCAGGACTTCTATCGGTTCTCGGGCCTCTTTCGCGACGTTGTTTTGTACCGCAGGCCAGCAGTACATGCAGAACACGTTATAGTGCGCACAGAGCTGACTCCTGATATGGACCGGGCAACAATCTCCATTGATACTTCGCTGGTCGGTGACGGATATGTGCGAGCACGTGTGGTGGCCGTTGGAGAATGCGAAGGCGAACCCGCAACTGTGAGCCTGAGTGCGCCGCGCCTGTGGAGCGCAGAGGATCCATATCTTTATGAAGCAGAACTTGAGGTGTATGACTCAGAGGGCATACTCACAGAGTTTGTTCCACTGAAGGTGGGCGTGCGCCGGTTCGGCATTGAAGACGGCGTTCTCAAGATCAACGGTCAGCGGATCGTATTCAAGGGAGTGAACCGCCACGAATTTGGCCTACAAGGCCGCGTGATGAGCAGGGAGCGCACAGAAGAGGACGTCAAACTCCTCAAAGCGGCGGGTCTTAATGCTATTCGAACCAGTCATTACCCGAACAACACGTTCCTCTATGAACTGTGCGATGAGTATGGCCTGTACGTTATCGATGAAATGAATCTGGAGTCGCACGGCCTGTGGGACAGGATTCGGTATCAGAACGCAGGTGTGGAAACCGCGGTCCCCGGAGATCGGCCTGAATGGCTTCCGGTGCTCCTGGACCGGGCAGCGAGTATGCTACGGCGGGATCGCAACCATCCAAGCATTGTCATGTGGTCGTGTGGCAACGAGTCGTTTGGAGGCGCGGATATACTCGCTGTCTCTGATTACTTCCGTGCTGAGGATAATCGGCCAGTGCATTACGAGGGCGTGGATTGGGATCCACGATATCCTCAGACCACTGATGTCAAGAGCCGCATGTACACGCCAGCAGCCGAGGTGGAGGAGTACCTAACCACTCATCGTGACAAGCCGTTCATTCTTTGCGAGTACGCCCACGCGATGGGTAACTCCTTCGGTGCGGTACACAAATACATTGATCTGGCGTATCGCGAGCCCCTCTTCCAAGGTGGATTCATCTGGGACTTTGCAGATCAAGCAATTGCGCTGACTGATAGATACGGCGAACACTACTTCGGCTATGGTGGCGATTGCGGTGAAGCCCCACACGATGCGGAGTTCTGCGGAAACGGAATTCTCTTTGCCGATCACACTCCTACACCCCGCATGCAGGAAGTGGCACATGTGTATCGGGCGTTGGTCACCACGATTGAGCGTGAAACGATCTCGATCGAGAATCGATTCCTGTTCACACCATCGAACGCCTATACCTGCGTGGTCACTTTGCGCCGCGAGGGGCGCACGATCAAAGAATACGGGCTGGCTACGGCTGTTCCCCCTGGTCAGACCGGTACATACCCCAATCCGGTCCGGGTACCGGATACTCCAGGTGAATACACGGTGGACGTCGAGTTTAGGTTGGCAGAACCGACTGCGTGGGCAGCGGCGGGCCACCGTATCGCAGGAGATCAGGCGGTGTTCACGAACCCCGCGAACGCCGCTGTGGCCGCCGCACGCGGATCGGCGCCAACCGTAGTAAACGCAATCCACAACATTGGGGTACACGGCGAGCACTTCTCTGCACTCTTCTCCAAGCTCCACGGAGGTTTGGTCTCATACCGATATGGTCAAACCCAACGTGGTGGTAGGGAGCTTCTGCGGAGTATGCCATTGCCGAATTTCTGGCATGCTCCTACCTCGAATGAACGGGGGTGGAAAGGCCCGAGCCGCGACGCTCAATGGTTGGGTGCCAGCCGTTATTGCGTACCGTTGGCATCTTTGGAGAATCCCACGCTGGAAGTGAACGACGACGTCGTCGTCGTGACATTTACGTACGTGCTTCCGACTACTCCACAGAGCACGAGCACTGTGAGCTACGCGGTGGATGGGCAGGGACGGATCGAGGTAACTACGCGGATCGCTCCCGGTGCCGGGCTGCCCGACATGCCTGAGTTCAGTCTCATGATGGCCGTGGATGCGGACCTGCACAACCTGCGCTATTACGGTGAAGGTCCTGAAGAATGCTATGTGGATAGGCGTGAAGGAGCTCGCTTGGACGTGTTTGAACGTGATGTGGCAACCATGCTTACGCCTTACTTGCGCCCACAAGAAGCAGGCAACCGCACGGGCGTGCGTTGGGCAGAGATTACGGATGAACGAGGTCATGGCATTCGGCTCGACTGCGCCGGCACGGCTGGCGGCATGGAACTCTCTGCATTGCCGTGGACTCCATTTGAGGTGGAGAATGCGTTGCACCCAAACGAGCTGCCCCGCACGCACCGCACTATTCTGCGGCCGGCGTATATGCGCCGTGGTGTGGGAGGTGACGATACGTGGGGTGCCATGACGCTTCCTGAGTACCGCCTTCCTGCTGACAAGGAGCTATCCTTCACCTTTGCGTTCCAAGGAATCCTGTAGAGACGGGCATGAGTAGCGGCCCCCTGCACCTGCACAATGGCGGTACCTCGGTAATACTCGACTTCGTTGGCAGTAGCCCACGGGTGGAGTATTGGGGTACCTATGCCGGAGAACTGAGTGCAGGGGACCTCGCGAGCTTTGTCGATTCGCAGGTCCCCGCCGTGCCCGGCGGAGGTATTGATGAACCGCTAGTTGTGGGGATTCACCCAGCCCACGCCGCAGGCTGGTTCGGGCGACCAGGTGTGGAGGGGCACCGGGCTGGCGGCAATTCCTGGTCGCCCTCTTTCACGCACGTGAGCATAAAGGTGGATGGCCCAGATGGCAGGCATGCCAAACAGGGCTTTGTGGCTGAGGCCGCAACTATCACAAGTGCCGATCGCTCCGCTGGTCTCACGCTCGTGGACTGCATCGAGGTCACGGACGAGGGCTTGGTACGCGTTCAGTCGAGCATCACGAACACAGGGCCGGATCCTTTTGAGCTTGCCGGGATCGTCACAGCGTTTCCTGTGCCGGAGGGCGCAACTCAGATTATTGACTTCGCCGGCCGGTGGACGAAAGAACGAACGGAGCAACGCACTGCCTTTTCTGTGGGGATGCATCTGCGGGAGGGGCGGCGTGGGCGAACTGGCCACGATTCGGCCTTCGTCTTGTGTGTGGGTGAAGAAGCCTGTGGATACTCCGAAGGCGAAGTGTGGGGATTACACGTCGCTCACAGTGGCAACAATGTTGCCTACGCCGAGCGGGTGGCGACCGGACAAAAGGTCGTTGGTGCGGGTGAGCTGCTGCAGTCTGGCGAGGTGACGCTGGAAACTGGAGCGACGTATACGAGCCCGTGGGTGTACTTCGCGCATGCGCAGGGACTCGATGCATTGGCCGCTCAGTTCCATCGCTACCTCCGCTCGCACGAACATGCCGCACTGACAGAGGGACAATT
The DNA window shown above is from Changpingibacter yushuensis and carries:
- a CDS encoding carbohydrate ABC transporter permease is translated as MTKAIREAPMYLFLTIVAAFSLFPLYFMAVSATNSSSDVLGSKLTPGGSLIDNWNSLVSSQNVLAALGHSAVNALATTALALVICSIAGYGFEVYHSKGKDRLMAVLLLAMMIPFAATMIPLFQMFGNFGMINSTWAVILPAISTPFLILLFRQSSRNFPHEILEAARLDGLSELKIFMRIYMPTMRSTYAAAAVITFMTAWNNFLWPKVILVDSSYQTMPMLISNLIAGYVTDYGVLMLAVLIASLPAVIVFLALQRSFAEGMTGAIK
- a CDS encoding glycoside hydrolase family 2 TIM barrel-domain containing protein: MTFDFSRVSDPLYFSENRREAHSDHRWFASYEEACLGTSSFEQCLNGTWKFRYVRNPSEVSEGWQKSDADCSTWDDIRVPAHIQMEGYDLPQYANVQYPWDGHESIEPGQIPTKFNPVGLYVRDVVLDNPVGANERLSIAFKGAESAVALWINGTYVGYGADSFTPSEFDITEFVHQGKNRVAAQVIKWTSGSWIEDQDFYRFSGLFRDVVLYRRPAVHAEHVIVRTELTPDMDRATISIDTSLVGDGYVRARVVAVGECEGEPATVSLSAPRLWSAEDPYLYEAELEVYDSEGILTEFVPLKVGVRRFGIEDGVLKINGQRIVFKGVNRHEFGLQGRVMSRERTEEDVKLLKAAGLNAIRTSHYPNNTFLYELCDEYGLYVIDEMNLESHGLWDRIRYQNAGVETAVPGDRPEWLPVLLDRAASMLRRDRNHPSIVMWSCGNESFGGADILAVSDYFRAEDNRPVHYEGVDWDPRYPQTTDVKSRMYTPAAEVEEYLTTHRDKPFILCEYAHAMGNSFGAVHKYIDLAYREPLFQGGFIWDFADQAIALTDRYGEHYFGYGGDCGEAPHDAEFCGNGILFADHTPTPRMQEVAHVYRALVTTIERETISIENRFLFTPSNAYTCVVTLRREGRTIKEYGLATAVPPGQTGTYPNPVRVPDTPGEYTVDVEFRLAEPTAWAAAGHRIAGDQAVFTNPANAAVAAARGSAPTVVNAIHNIGVHGEHFSALFSKLHGGLVSYRYGQTQRGGRELLRSMPLPNFWHAPTSNERGWKGPSRDAQWLGASRYCVPLASLENPTLEVNDDVVVVTFTYVLPTTPQSTSTVSYAVDGQGRIEVTTRIAPGAGLPDMPEFSLMMAVDADLHNLRYYGEGPEECYVDRREGARLDVFERDVATMLTPYLRPQEAGNRTGVRWAEITDERGHGIRLDCAGTAGGMELSALPWTPFEVENALHPNELPRTHRTILRPAYMRRGVGGDDTWGAMTLPEYRLPADKELSFTFAFQGIL
- a CDS encoding carbohydrate ABC transporter permease yields the protein MSTSVTAPGEKRTLGFRKVDKKATPPGVKKRNGRGPSNSERRNLTGWAFLLPAAFLILVMNFYPMFKAFILSLQTGRGSNMSFAEPLWYNYRRLLDDEIFMMTLKNTFLYLIIQVPIMLVLALVLANILNKRDLKFKAFWRTAIFLPCAVSLVSYSLVFRTLFAKDGFINDILEKIGILDDPVNWLGQGNTARFVIILGLIWRWTGYNMIFYLAALQNIEYSSIEAAKIDGANSFQTFWYVTVPQLKPMILLTAIMSTNGTLQLFDESWNLTQGGPAHQSMTMSHYLYEVSFQKNPNFGYAAALSYVILILVAVLALFQMKVGDKRD
- a CDS encoding ABC transporter substrate-binding protein, producing the protein MKTHKKHGYLAMAAMVPLSLILAACGSSNGSSDSESSADGGDQSLTVWTWDPAFNIAAMQEAEKVYQEDHPDFTLNIVETPWDDLQTKLTTIAQSQQYDQLPDIFLIQNNACQKNIINYPDLFSDFSSSAIDFSEFPDAVNAYCNVDGTQYGVPFDQGTAITALRTDLLAEAGLTVDDFTDVTWDQFIDLGKQVLAATGQPILSGQAGSSDTIMMMLQSAGASLFDSDGNPTIADNEALVEATDYYKQMVDDGIFLEVNSWDEYIGTLVNSQVAGTINGAWIIGSIQTADDQSGNWQITNLPSLDSVDGATHYSANGGSSWAVSSNANTELADDFLASTFAGSTELYDTILPSTGAIANWSPAGDSDVYAAPSEFFGGQPIFQMIVEFGANVPSNNTGVYYYEARDAVSAAIQEIIGGADANDSLQNAQDTVEFAMQ